A segment of the Anaerolineae bacterium genome:
GCATCTCTATAGCTGTCTGAACCCTGGTGGTCACTCCGAGCTTTTCCAAAGCGTCTTGAAGGGCAAGGGAGTTCATCACTGTGGCCAGCATGCCCATGTGATCGGCCGTGGCCTGATCCATCCCATGCTCTATTCCATCGCGGCCGCGCCAGATATTCCCAGCTCCGACCACGATGGCTACTTCAGCTCCCAGGTCTTTTACCGATTTTATCTTACGGGCAACTTCCATAGCTTTTTCGGGGTCAATTCCAAAGCCTTTGGGGCCGGCTAAGGCTTCCCCACCGATTTTTATCATCACTCTCCTGTACTTTAGGTTCATAGAACGACCTCATTTCAAAGGCTCGCCCAACTCAAAGCGCACAAATCGCCTTATCACCACATTTTCCCCGAGTTTGGCTATGGTTTGGGTGATGACCTCTTCCACCGTGGCATTTTCGTCTTTGAGGAATGGCTGACGCAGGAGGCAAACTTCCCGGTAGAACTCTTCCAGCTTGTTTTCCACTATTTTCTCTAAAACCTCGGGAGATTTATCTGAACCTCGGTATTCGGCGAGAATTTCGGCCTTTTTGGCCTCGATGACTTCAGGAGGTATGTCTTCTGGCCTTATATAGAGGGGGTTAAAGGCCACCACCTGCATTGCTAAATCGTGGGCCAGGTTCCGGAAAATTTCCGTCTTGGCTACGAAATCTGTTTCGCAATTCAATTCCACCATTGCCCCTACTTTGTTGCCAGTGTGGATGTAGGCTTCAATGATTCCTTCCCGAGCCTGGCGGGTCATCTTCTTGGCGGCTATAGCGATTCCCCTTTCTTTGAGGTATTGTTTGGCTTTTTCTAAATCACCGCCGCTTTCTTCCAGAGCCTTCTTGCACTCAAGTATCCCGGCTCCAGTAAGTTCCCTAAGCTCTTTGATAAGCTGAGTGAGCTCCTTGCTTTGCTTCGGTTCTACGGCCACTTTGTCACCTCCTTATTCTTCTTCTTCAATCTCGATCTCCATTTCCTCCTCTTCTTCCTCAATTAGCTCTTGAGCCCCCTTGCCCATAAATTTGATCTTTTCTAGGACAGAAGGCCCAAGATAGCGTTCCGGAGCTTCCTCAAAGGAGATTTCCTCCTCTTCTTCGGCCACTTCGGCCTTAATGGTTTCATAGAGCTGACGGCCTTCCAGGACTGCGCTGGCAATTTCAGAGGTTATGACTTTTATAGCCCTTATGGCATCATCGTTGGCTGGAATGCAATAGGTAACCAGTTCGGGGTCGGCATTCGTATCTACCACCCCTACCACCGGAATCCCAAGGCGATTGGCCTCTTTCACCGCCAGAGCTTCCTTGACTACGTCCACCACATAGAGCATGTCTGGAATTCTTTCAAGGCCTTTGAGGCCTCCAATTTTGCGGCGGAGGCGCTCCAGTTCCCTTTCCTTCTTGAGGGCCTCTTTTTTGGGAAGATGGTCAAACTCTCCCATCTCCTTCTGACGTTCCAGGTTCTCTAGGTATTCAATGCGCTTTTTGATGGTCGTAAAGTT
Coding sequences within it:
- the tsf gene encoding translation elongation factor Ts, yielding MAVEPKQSKELTQLIKELRELTGAGILECKKALEESGGDLEKAKQYLKERGIAIAAKKMTRQAREGIIEAYIHTGNKVGAMVELNCETDFVAKTEIFRNLAHDLAMQVVAFNPLYIRPEDIPPEVIEAKKAEILAEYRGSDKSPEVLEKIVENKLEEFYREVCLLRQPFLKDENATVEEVITQTIAKLGENVVIRRFVRFELGEPLK
- the rpsB gene encoding 30S ribosomal protein S2, whose product is MKTLLEAGVHFGHRKQRWNPKMKPYIFTERNGIHILDLQQTIAALGKACEVVKDTASKGGIILFVGTKRQAQEIIETEAKRCGMPYVNIRWLGGTLTNFTTIKKRIEYLENLERQKEMGEFDHLPKKEALKKERELERLRRKIGGLKGLERIPDMLYVVDVVKEALAVKEANRLGIPVVGVVDTNADPELVTYCIPANDDAIRAIKVITSEIASAVLEGRQLYETIKAEVAEEEEEISFEEAPERYLGPSVLEKIKFMGKGAQELIEEEEEEMEIEIEEEE